A single Pseudodesulfovibrio aespoeensis Aspo-2 DNA region contains:
- a CDS encoding peptidylprolyl isomerase: MENPMVLLETPEGEILIELFADKAPRTVENFLAYVDDKFYDGTLFHRVIKGFMIQAGGLTFSMAAKPTRDAIANEATNGLKNVAGTVAVARTADPHSGTSQFFINVADNPDLDHAGTEDENYGYCVFGEVVDGMNVATKISKARTKTYQGFDDVPVDPISIITARRFE, translated from the coding sequence ATGGAAAACCCGATGGTCCTTCTGGAAACGCCGGAAGGGGAGATTCTGATAGAGCTGTTTGCCGACAAGGCACCCAGGACCGTGGAGAACTTTCTCGCCTATGTGGACGACAAATTCTACGACGGCACCCTGTTCCACCGCGTCATCAAGGGATTCATGATCCAGGCGGGCGGGCTGACCTTTTCCATGGCCGCCAAGCCCACGCGCGACGCAATCGCCAACGAGGCCACCAACGGCCTGAAGAACGTGGCCGGCACCGTGGCCGTGGCCCGGACAGCGGACCCGCACAGCGGCACCTCCCAGTTCTTCATCAACGTGGCCGACAACCCGGATCTGGACCACGCCGGCACCGAGGACGAGAACTACGGCTACTGCGTGTTCGGCGAGGTGGTGGACGGCATGAACGTGGCCACCAAGATCAGCAAGGCCCGGACCAAGACCTACCAGGGCTTTGACGACGTGCCCGTGGACCCCATCTCCATCATCACGGCCCGCCGCTTCGAGTAG
- a CDS encoding HDOD domain-containing protein, giving the protein MDQDLKTSVKGRILQVADLPTLPDVLEEVTRLVEDPDASSEAIAKVISRDQVLSAKVLKMVNSPIYGFPGRISSIQHALVLLGFNVIRGIIISTSVFDMMVLNMKGLWEHSLGCATACNIIARRAGFEDPEEYAVAGLLHDLGKVVTAVQLPDLHSAILKTVRDKDMTYFQAEKDVMGFGHDRINAWLARHWGLPPNIREAMARHHSPHLAEFYKPMACVVHLGDFLVRLFEFGNSGDDQTAYLRPEALMELKFRMSDLDKVMDEMADQFLEVSDVTF; this is encoded by the coding sequence ATGGACCAGGATCTGAAAACCAGCGTCAAGGGCAGGATCCTTCAGGTGGCGGACCTGCCGACCCTGCCCGATGTCCTGGAGGAGGTGACCCGGCTCGTGGAGGACCCGGACGCGTCGAGCGAAGCCATCGCCAAGGTCATCTCGCGCGATCAGGTTCTTTCGGCCAAGGTCCTCAAGATGGTCAACTCGCCCATCTACGGCTTTCCGGGCCGCATCAGCTCCATCCAGCACGCCTTGGTCCTGCTCGGCTTCAACGTCATCCGGGGCATCATCATCTCCACCTCGGTCTTCGACATGATGGTCCTGAACATGAAGGGGCTGTGGGAGCACAGCCTGGGCTGCGCCACGGCCTGCAACATCATCGCCCGCCGGGCCGGATTCGAGGATCCGGAGGAATACGCCGTGGCCGGGCTGCTGCACGATCTGGGCAAGGTGGTCACGGCTGTCCAGCTGCCCGACCTGCACTCGGCCATTCTCAAGACCGTGCGCGACAAGGACATGACCTATTTCCAGGCCGAAAAGGACGTCATGGGCTTTGGCCACGACCGCATCAACGCCTGGCTGGCCCGCCACTGGGGGCTGCCGCCCAACATCCGCGAGGCCATGGCCCGGCACCACTCGCCCCATCTGGCCGAGTTCTACAAGCCCATGGCCTGCGTGGTCCACCTGGGCGATTTCCTGGTGCGCCTGTTCGAGTTCGGCAACTCCGGCGACGACCAGACTGCCTATCTGCGCCCCGAGGCCCTGATGGAGCTGAAGTTCCGCATGTCCGATCTCGACAAGGTCATGGACGAGATGGCCGACCAGTTCCTTGAGGTTTCGGACGTGACCTTCTAG
- a CDS encoding GGDEF domain-containing response regulator, whose product MNQTLEHSLFQRKQTAFLLSPDASLAAMLRSLWSPEVLEFTVFERGGGAIEHLFNDPPDLLVVDNRLADIPAREVANLVKSENVYRQLPVVMCVDPVDVETPWNWNVIEVDDFLVRPFNPSEVRDRINLTLCRAMRALDANPLSKLPGNTSIIQRIQQLIDAGEDFALAYCDLDYFKSYNDKYGFSRGDEVLMMTARLIVNTIRSYLGIMSFVGHVGGDDFVFILPPDRVEDACQRIIKAFDDIVPHFYDPDDRKRGNITSVDREGKTKVFPLMAVSIAVVINTEGRLRHYGEVSSIAMGLKKKAKENPKSSYVLDRRQI is encoded by the coding sequence ATGAATCAGACCCTCGAACACTCTCTGTTCCAGCGCAAGCAGACCGCGTTCCTGCTCTCGCCCGACGCGTCGCTGGCGGCCATGCTCCGCTCCCTGTGGTCGCCGGAGGTGCTGGAATTTACCGTCTTCGAGCGGGGCGGCGGAGCCATCGAGCACCTGTTCAACGATCCGCCGGACCTGCTTGTCGTGGACAACCGGCTGGCCGACATTCCGGCCAGGGAGGTGGCCAACCTGGTCAAGAGCGAAAATGTCTACCGCCAGCTGCCCGTGGTCATGTGCGTGGACCCGGTAGACGTGGAGACGCCGTGGAACTGGAACGTCATCGAGGTGGACGACTTCCTGGTCAGGCCGTTCAACCCCTCCGAGGTGCGCGACCGCATCAACCTGACCCTGTGCCGGGCCATGCGCGCCCTGGACGCCAATCCGCTCTCCAAGCTGCCCGGCAACACCTCCATCATCCAGCGCATCCAGCAGCTCATCGACGCCGGGGAGGATTTCGCCCTGGCCTATTGCGATCTCGACTATTTCAAGTCCTACAACGACAAGTACGGGTTCTCACGCGGTGACGAGGTGCTGATGATGACGGCCCGGCTCATCGTCAACACCATCCGCAGCTACCTGGGCATCATGAGTTTTGTCGGTCACGTGGGCGGAGACGACTTTGTCTTCATCCTGCCGCCCGACAGGGTTGAGGACGCCTGCCAGCGGATCATCAAGGCGTTTGACGACATTGTCCCCCATTTTTACGACCCAGACGACCGCAAGCGGGGCAACATCACCTCTGTGGACCGCGAGGGCAAGACCAAGGTCTTCCCGCTCATGGCCGTGTCCATTGCCGTGGTCATCAATACCGAGGGGAGGCTCAGGCACTACGGCGAGGTCTCGTCCATCGCCATGGGCCTCAAGAAAAAGGCCAAGGAAAACCCGAAGAGCAGCTATGTCCTCGACCGACGCCAGATATAA
- the xerC gene encoding tyrosine recombinase XerC encodes MSSTDARYKGGEMLRGFLAHLAVEKGYSEATIRSYGTDLEQFDGFLKRSKRSLEHPERVTRDHVRSFLAEMHRLRLGKATMGRKLSSLRAYFRYLLRHRMITTDPTATIRNPKQEKRHPQVLNVDQAVAMMEAMIEPDPEGLRDLALAEVLYGSGLRISEAVGLDLNDVDSDVIRVTGKGSKERIVPLSDAAVKRIRRYMEQRHALIGDNYAEQALFLSVRSGKRLNRRQANRIVAKLGGLAGLPKDVHPHMLRHSFATHMLEAGADLRSVQELLGHERLTTTQRYTHLDMQHLMQVYDQAHPRAKEDGKGEK; translated from the coding sequence ATGTCCTCGACCGACGCCAGATATAAGGGCGGCGAGATGCTGCGCGGCTTCCTGGCCCATCTCGCGGTGGAAAAGGGCTACTCCGAGGCCACCATCCGCTCCTACGGGACCGATCTTGAGCAGTTCGACGGCTTTCTGAAGCGGTCCAAGCGGTCGCTGGAGCACCCGGAGCGCGTCACCCGCGACCATGTGCGCTCCTTTTTGGCCGAGATGCACCGGCTACGCCTGGGCAAGGCGACCATGGGCCGCAAGCTCTCCAGTCTGCGCGCCTATTTCCGCTACCTGCTGCGCCATCGGATGATCACCACGGACCCCACGGCCACGATCCGCAACCCCAAGCAGGAGAAGCGGCACCCCCAGGTGCTCAACGTGGATCAGGCCGTGGCCATGATGGAGGCCATGATCGAGCCCGATCCCGAAGGGCTGCGCGATCTGGCCCTGGCCGAGGTGCTCTACGGCTCCGGGCTGCGCATCAGCGAGGCCGTGGGCCTGGACCTCAACGATGTGGATTCCGACGTCATCCGCGTCACCGGCAAGGGCTCCAAGGAGCGCATCGTGCCCTTGAGCGATGCGGCGGTGAAGCGCATCCGGCGGTACATGGAGCAGCGCCACGCGCTCATTGGGGACAACTACGCCGAGCAGGCCCTGTTCCTGAGCGTGCGCAGCGGCAAGCGGCTCAACCGGCGGCAGGCCAACCGCATCGTGGCCAAACTCGGCGGGCTGGCCGGGCTGCCCAAGGATGTGCATCCGCACATGCTCCGGCACAGCTTCGCCACCCACATGCTGGAGGCCGGGGCAGACCTGCGCAGCGTGCAGGAGCTGCTCGGCCACGAGCGGCTGACCACGACCCAGCGCTACACGCATCTGGACATGCAGCACCTCATGCAGGTATACGACCAGGCGCACCCCAGGGCCAAAGAGGACGGCAAAGGGGAAAAATAG
- a CDS encoding PPC domain-containing DNA-binding protein → MQYSQGTLGRVFTLRLEDGERIPDTIETFAREQAIACGLCLMIGGADNGNLVVGPRNGDSPVIDPILHAIGAPHEVAAVGTLFPGEDGAPTLHMHAALGREGRTATGCIRPGLDVWLVGEVVIIEISGTDMIRRREPKSGLALLCKK, encoded by the coding sequence ATGCAATACAGTCAGGGCACCCTTGGCCGGGTCTTCACCCTGCGTCTGGAGGACGGCGAGCGAATCCCGGACACCATAGAGACCTTTGCCCGCGAGCAGGCCATCGCCTGCGGCCTGTGCCTCATGATCGGCGGCGCGGACAACGGCAACCTCGTGGTCGGTCCCAGGAACGGCGATTCGCCGGTCATCGACCCCATCCTCCACGCCATCGGCGCACCCCACGAGGTGGCGGCGGTGGGCACTCTCTTCCCCGGCGAGGACGGCGCGCCGACGCTGCACATGCACGCCGCCCTGGGGCGCGAAGGCAGGACCGCCACCGGCTGCATCAGGCCCGGTCTCGATGTCTGGCTGGTGGGCGAAGTGGTCATCATCGAGATTTCAGGAACCGACATGATCAGGCGCAGGGAACCCAAAAGCGGCCTTGCGCTGCTGTGCAAAAAATAA
- a CDS encoding NAD(P)H-dependent flavin oxidoreductase: protein MKLPNLKFGELTAKLPIIQGGMGVGISLSGLASAVANEGGVGVIASSMIGMRDPHRAKDPEGADRRGLIEEIRKARAMMTDGLLGVNIMCALTNYGDMVRTSIREHVDVIISGAGLPLDLPGYLREMSLELKEDVRTKLVPIVSSGRAAGILCRKWLNKFDYLPDGFVVEGPRAGGHLGFKAEQLEDPDYQLEKLVSEVIEAVTPYREQHHKDIPVIAAGGVYTGEDIAKFLELGAAGVQMGTRFVATHECDADERFKLAYIEARQEDVTIIKSPVGMPGRALRNSFLDAVSTGLKHPKKCVHKCLHSCAEDKSPYCIAQALVNAYKGRLKNGFVFAGANAYLVDKIVSVKELMNSLKDEFERFRK from the coding sequence ATGAAACTTCCGAATCTCAAATTCGGTGAGTTGACTGCCAAGCTGCCCATCATTCAGGGCGGCATGGGAGTCGGCATATCCCTCTCGGGCCTGGCGAGCGCCGTGGCCAACGAGGGCGGGGTGGGCGTCATCGCCTCCTCCATGATCGGCATGCGCGACCCGCACCGGGCCAAGGATCCCGAGGGCGCGGACCGGCGCGGACTCATCGAGGAAATACGAAAAGCCAGAGCCATGATGACCGACGGTCTGCTGGGCGTGAACATCATGTGCGCCCTGACCAACTACGGCGATATGGTCCGCACCTCCATCCGCGAGCATGTGGATGTCATCATCTCCGGCGCTGGCCTGCCGCTCGACCTGCCCGGCTATCTGCGCGAAATGTCGCTGGAGCTCAAGGAAGACGTGCGCACCAAGCTGGTGCCCATCGTCTCTTCGGGCCGCGCCGCCGGCATCCTGTGCCGCAAATGGCTCAACAAGTTCGACTATCTGCCCGACGGCTTCGTTGTCGAAGGCCCCAGGGCGGGCGGCCACCTCGGCTTCAAGGCCGAGCAGTTGGAAGACCCCGACTACCAGCTCGAAAAACTCGTCTCCGAAGTCATCGAGGCGGTGACCCCCTACCGCGAGCAGCACCACAAGGACATCCCGGTCATCGCCGCAGGCGGCGTGTACACCGGCGAGGACATAGCCAAATTCCTAGAACTGGGCGCTGCGGGCGTCCAGATGGGCACCCGGTTCGTGGCCACCCACGAATGCGATGCGGACGAGCGCTTCAAGCTCGCCTACATCGAGGCTAGGCAGGAGGACGTGACCATCATCAAGAGCCCGGTCGGCATGCCGGGGCGCGCCCTGCGCAACAGCTTCCTCGACGCCGTTTCCACCGGGCTCAAGCACCCCAAGAAGTGCGTCCACAAATGCCTGCACAGCTGCGCGGAGGACAAGTCCCCCTACTGCATCGCCCAGGCCCTGGTGAACGCCTACAAGGGCAGGCTCAAGAACGGCTTCGTCTTTGCCGGGGCCAACGCCTATCTCGTGGACAAGATCGTCTCGGTCAAGGAGCTCATGAACTCCCTCAAGGACGAATTCGAGCGGTTCCGCAAGTAG
- a CDS encoding PD-(D/E)XK nuclease family protein, protein MRHVTLIPWQADFIPALGRLLAGRDDFSDLTVLFPHNRPRRYLKAFLRDHTALPRPVFLPRMVSIADFVAGLRRDLSDQPVVQARQLDLVEMLRTVVADLRRDGRGLLARLPEMDREAFLPWGIRLARLADDILRQDTDPDDLAYMDGEVSPYAAALLEQLSAIHHAYVTRLFARGWTTPGLDWRFATRNIAQVAGHLADTPMVAAGFYALSGAEDTLFRRLWEDDILHPVIHSDPALATGEEPHWSTAEHTAWLHRWRVKAVIPPGEDVPLSGPVIRFCEGFDRHSQLAAMADDMREAMAAGSGLDDTAVILPDEGALMPVLHHLPEDDPNISMGYPLERTALARLVETILTLQENRLGDGRYHWRDVVALIRHPYLRLLGPEHKPLRTLFQVWEAAIRRGERHIDPLAWEPPYADEILDSVDQSVAEPLRRAVLHHCLTAFEPVASLDDLGDALAGLAAMLHAHGERLWHTYLVDAECLFRLTTSVVPQLRGAEASPLPLSQPVLFSMLRSMIGQERVSFEPEPLAGLQVLGVLETRLLHFRRLFILDAVEERLPGTNPFDPLLPDPLRRLLGLPDARQRDHVSGYNFHRLLMGAREAVVYYQSGIQPGLLDQKSVRSRFVEQLLWEREKREGRLTEPGDPRIRIVTFPAGTVPTGPAPIPATQAVREALLRTLETRGLSPSSLDRYLNCPKLFYYASLSGVRPVDEIAEEGDRSEFGSLIHDVLREFLTPHIGVGTDLGSLDPAPLVALYEERLKTSELFRQLPVDTRMALLMTGRHRLRAFVESQEPATLTGLEQRLETTLETDGMTIGFTGFLDRIERRSEGIMILDYKTGGVTVPKKTFWGDDPLWARVAHYDPAAPDPLLLTDLSASLRSVQLPAYLYLYSRVHGEIPHDAGLIKLAEDGRIERLFGPKWPDDHRSEIVEEMIPHLLATLVRHMTGAAEFPAQPGRQCDWCAFKTPCGR, encoded by the coding sequence ATGCGCCACGTCACCCTCATCCCCTGGCAGGCGGACTTCATCCCGGCTCTGGGCCGGTTGCTGGCCGGGCGCGACGACTTCAGCGACCTGACCGTGCTCTTTCCCCACAACCGCCCCCGCCGCTATCTCAAGGCGTTCCTGCGCGACCACACCGCCCTGCCGCGCCCGGTCTTCCTGCCGCGCATGGTCTCCATCGCCGATTTCGTGGCCGGGCTGCGGCGCGACCTCTCGGACCAGCCCGTGGTCCAGGCCAGACAGCTCGATCTGGTGGAGATGCTGCGCACGGTGGTGGCCGACCTGCGCCGTGACGGACGCGGCCTGCTGGCCCGGCTGCCCGAGATGGACCGGGAGGCGTTCCTTCCCTGGGGCATCCGGCTGGCCCGGCTGGCCGACGACATCCTGCGCCAGGACACGGACCCGGACGACCTTGCCTACATGGACGGCGAGGTGTCGCCCTACGCCGCGGCCCTGCTCGAACAGCTCTCGGCCATTCACCATGCATACGTCACCCGGCTCTTTGCGCGCGGCTGGACCACCCCCGGCCTGGACTGGCGGTTCGCCACCAGGAACATCGCCCAGGTGGCCGGACACCTCGCGGACACGCCCATGGTGGCCGCCGGGTTCTACGCCCTGAGCGGGGCCGAGGACACCCTGTTCCGGCGACTGTGGGAAGACGATATCCTGCACCCGGTCATCCACTCGGACCCGGCCCTGGCCACGGGCGAAGAACCCCACTGGTCCACCGCCGAACACACGGCCTGGCTGCACCGCTGGCGGGTCAAGGCCGTGATCCCGCCCGGCGAGGACGTGCCCCTTTCCGGCCCGGTCATCCGTTTCTGCGAAGGGTTCGACCGCCATTCGCAGTTGGCCGCCATGGCCGATGACATGCGCGAAGCCATGGCCGCCGGGAGCGGGTTGGACGACACCGCCGTGATCCTGCCCGACGAGGGCGCGCTCATGCCCGTGCTCCACCACCTGCCCGAGGACGATCCCAACATCTCCATGGGCTACCCGCTGGAGCGCACGGCCCTGGCCCGGCTGGTGGAGACCATCCTGACCTTGCAGGAGAACCGGCTGGGGGACGGACGCTACCACTGGCGCGACGTGGTCGCCCTCATCCGCCACCCCTACCTGCGACTGCTCGGACCGGAACACAAGCCCCTGCGCACCCTGTTCCAGGTCTGGGAGGCCGCCATCCGCAGGGGCGAACGACACATCGACCCCCTGGCCTGGGAGCCGCCCTACGCGGACGAGATTCTGGATAGCGTGGACCAATCCGTGGCCGAACCGCTGCGCCGGGCCGTACTCCATCACTGCCTGACCGCCTTTGAGCCAGTGGCCTCCCTCGACGACCTGGGCGACGCCCTGGCCGGGCTGGCGGCCATGCTCCACGCCCACGGCGAGCGGCTGTGGCACACCTATCTGGTGGACGCCGAATGCCTCTTCCGCCTGACCACCTCGGTGGTGCCGCAATTGCGCGGGGCCGAGGCCAGCCCGCTGCCTCTGAGCCAACCGGTCCTGTTCTCCATGCTGCGCAGCATGATCGGCCAGGAGCGCGTCTCCTTCGAGCCCGAGCCGCTGGCCGGGCTCCAAGTGCTCGGCGTGCTCGAAACCCGGCTGCTCCATTTCCGCCGCCTCTTCATCCTCGACGCCGTGGAGGAGCGGCTGCCCGGAACCAACCCCTTTGATCCGCTCCTGCCCGACCCGCTCCGGCGGCTGCTCGGCCTGCCCGACGCCCGCCAGCGCGACCATGTGTCCGGCTACAACTTCCACCGGCTGCTCATGGGCGCGCGCGAGGCGGTCGTCTACTACCAAAGCGGCATCCAGCCCGGCCTGCTGGACCAGAAGAGCGTGCGCAGCCGATTCGTGGAGCAACTCCTGTGGGAGCGGGAAAAACGCGAGGGCAGACTCACAGAGCCGGGCGACCCGCGCATCCGGATTGTCACCTTCCCGGCAGGGACCGTGCCGACCGGGCCTGCTCCGATCCCGGCCACCCAGGCAGTCCGCGAGGCGTTGTTGCGCACCCTGGAGACACGCGGCCTGTCGCCCTCCAGCCTTGATCGCTACCTGAACTGCCCCAAGCTGTTCTATTACGCATCCTTAAGCGGCGTGCGCCCGGTCGATGAGATCGCCGAAGAGGGCGACCGCAGCGAGTTCGGCTCCCTCATCCACGACGTGCTGCGCGAATTCCTGACCCCGCACATCGGCGTCGGGACGGACCTCGGCAGCCTCGACCCCGCACCGCTTGTTGCCCTCTACGAGGAACGGCTCAAGACGAGCGAACTGTTCCGCCAGCTTCCCGTGGACACCCGCATGGCCCTGCTCATGACAGGCCGCCACCGGCTCCGGGCCTTTGTCGAGTCCCAGGAACCGGCCACCCTGACCGGCCTGGAGCAACGGCTCGAAACCACTCTGGAAACGGACGGAATGACCATCGGGTTCACCGGGTTCCTCGACCGCATCGAGCGGCGCAGCGAGGGGATCATGATCCTCGATTACAAGACCGGGGGCGTGACCGTGCCCAAAAAAACCTTCTGGGGCGACGACCCCCTGTGGGCGCGGGTGGCGCACTACGATCCTGCCGCGCCGGACCCGCTGCTGCTGACCGACCTTTCGGCCAGCCTGCGCAGCGTGCAACTGCCCGCCTATCTCTACCTCTACAGCCGCGTCCACGGAGAAATCCCGCACGACGCGGGCTTGATCAAACTGGCAGAAGACGGCAGGATCGAACGCCTCTTCGGTCCCAAATGGCCCGACGACCACCGCAGCGAGATCGTGGAGGAGATGATTCCGCACCTCCTCGCCACCCTGGTGCGGCACATGACAGGCGCCGCGGAGTTCCCTGCCCAGCCGGGCAGACAGTGCGACTGGTGCGCCTTCAAGACCCCGTGCGGACGATAG
- the lhgO gene encoding L-2-hydroxyglutarate oxidase, which translates to MYSADVVICGAGILGLTIGRELVRAGYRDIIIFDKEDAPGRHASGRNSGVLHAGIYYDPGTMKAKMCLEGNRRMQAYCEERKLPLFKSGKVIVAREADELATLDELKRRAEANGATVEMLDQAGLAEIEPNARTVERALYSPLTAVVDPKAILAAMRDELEHSGRVRFFFDTRFLAPRLDSVRTTQGDIGYGLFINAAGAYSDKVAHSFGIAKNHRLLPFKGIYRKLKKPAADKIRGSIYPVPNIKNPFLGVHFTRSVHGDVYVGPTAIPAFGRENYGVLSGIDSEFAAILLRDLRMFMENEKFRAVALEEPRKYFFKHFFRDAERLVRHIAPGDFLSSPKVGIRPQLVDMETSQLVMDFMIERHGNTVHILNSISPAFTSSMYFAELVVREHIGKGRAS; encoded by the coding sequence ATGTATTCAGCCGACGTTGTCATATGCGGGGCCGGGATTCTCGGCCTGACCATCGGCCGCGAGCTGGTCAGGGCCGGGTATCGGGACATCATCATCTTCGACAAGGAGGACGCTCCGGGCCGCCACGCCTCGGGCCGCAACAGCGGCGTGCTCCACGCGGGCATCTACTACGACCCCGGCACCATGAAGGCCAAGATGTGCCTTGAGGGCAACCGCCGCATGCAGGCTTACTGCGAGGAGCGCAAGCTGCCGCTCTTCAAGTCGGGCAAGGTCATCGTGGCCCGCGAGGCGGACGAACTGGCCACCCTGGACGAACTCAAGCGGCGCGCCGAGGCCAACGGGGCCACCGTGGAGATGCTCGATCAGGCCGGGCTGGCCGAAATCGAACCCAACGCCAGGACCGTGGAACGCGCCCTGTACTCGCCCCTGACAGCCGTGGTCGATCCCAAGGCCATCCTGGCGGCCATGCGCGACGAACTGGAGCACAGCGGCAGGGTCCGCTTCTTCTTCGACACCCGGTTCCTCGCCCCCAGGCTCGACTCGGTGCGCACCACTCAGGGCGACATAGGCTACGGGCTGTTCATCAACGCCGCCGGGGCCTACAGCGACAAGGTGGCCCATAGCTTCGGCATCGCCAAAAACCACCGTTTGCTCCCCTTCAAGGGCATCTACCGCAAGCTCAAGAAGCCCGCGGCGGACAAGATCCGCGGGAGCATCTACCCGGTGCCCAACATCAAAAACCCCTTTCTGGGCGTCCACTTCACCCGCAGCGTCCACGGCGATGTCTATGTCGGCCCCACGGCCATCCCGGCCTTCGGACGCGAGAACTACGGCGTGCTCAGCGGCATTGACAGCGAGTTCGCGGCCATTCTCCTGCGCGACCTGCGCATGTTCATGGAGAACGAGAAATTCCGGGCCGTGGCCCTGGAAGAGCCGCGCAAATACTTCTTCAAGCACTTTTTCCGCGATGCCGAGAGACTGGTCCGGCACATCGCACCGGGCGACTTCCTGTCCAGCCCCAAGGTGGGCATCAGGCCGCAGCTGGTGGACATGGAGACAAGCCAGCTGGTCATGGATTTCATGATCGAGCGGCACGGCAACACCGTGCACATCCTCAACTCCATCTCGCCCGCCTTCACCAGCTCCATGTACTTTGCCGAGCTGGTAGTCAGGGAACACATCGGGAAGGGACGGGCATCGTGA